In Bosea sp. PAMC 26642, the DNA window CCCTCAACGGTGCTGCGGCCGGGCGAGGTCTACCGACAGGTCAGCGAATACCGGTTCGGCGGTTAAGGCGATGGCCGGAGTCTTCTGCCTTGGCATCGCCACGCTCGATTACGTCTACAGCGTCGAGACCATGCCGACCCGCGGCGAGAAATATCGCTCGAAGGGCCTCGTTGTCGTCGGCGGGGGCTGCGCCGGCAACGCTTCCGTCGCGATCGCCCGGCTCGGCAGCCGTTGCTGGCTGGCGACGCGGCTCGCGGACGACCTGACCGGCGACAAGATCGCTGCCGATCTCGCGGCCGAGGGCGTCGAAACCGCCTTCGCGCGCCGTGTCGCCGGCCTGCGCTCTCCGGTATCGGCCATTCTCGTCGATGCCGAAGGCGAGCGCATGGTGATCTCCTATTCCGATCCCGACATGCCGGTGGCGACGGACTGGCTGCCGCAGCGATTGCCGGAAGGCGCTGGCGCGGTTCTGGCCGACACACGCTGGGGCGAGGGCGCTCTGGCTGCCCTCGCGCTGGCGCGTTCTGCTGGTCTCCCAGGTGTGCTCGATGCCGATCGCAAGCCGCCCCATCCCGACCTCGTCGGCATGGCGAGCCACGTCGCCTTCAGCCAGCAGGCGCTTCGGGAACTCTCCGGCGAGGACGATCCGCGCCTGGGGCTGCAGAAGGTTTCGCGCGATGCGACGACCTGGCTCGCCGTGACCCTGGGCAAGGAGGGCGTGCTCTTCGTCGAGGACGGTACGATCGCCCATATCCCGGCCTTCAAGGTCGAGACCGTCGACACGCTCGGAGCGGGCGACGTCTGGCACGGCGCCTTCGCTTTGGGGCTGGCGGAAGGGCAGGGCGAGCGCCAGGCGATCCGCTTCGCCTCGGCGGCGGCCGCGATCAAATGTACCCGCTTCGGCGGCCGTGCCGGCGCGCCGACGCGGCCGGAGATCGAAGCCTTCCTGGAAGCGAACCGTTGATGTGTGCCTGAAATTGAGGCAGCTTTAGCCGGCCAGCCTCTTGCCCGGCAAACGGTCGCGCGGAACATTGGCGCGGCCTTTTCGTTTCGGAACCCTTCATGTTTGCGCCGCCCGTCCCGGCCGCCAGTGATCCGCTTCTTCCCGCCTATGTCAGGGCTGCGGGCGGTGTCAGGCTGCGCTTCGGTCGCGTAGGCGCTCGCACGCAGCGGCTCGACGTCGCCGAGTCCGGCGGCTATCGCGCCCGCTTCCCGACGACCTTCGACGCCACCAGCGAGGCGGTGCTGATCAACACGGGCGGCGGCATGGCGGGCGGCGACGCCATGCGTGTCGAAGTGGCGCTCGGCCCCGGCAGCGACGCGATCATCACCACGCAGGCCGCCGAGAAGATCTATCGCAGCCAGGGCTCCGACACCCGCATCCAGACGACGCTGTCGGTGGAGGCCAGCGCGAGGCTCGCCTGGCTTCCGCAGGAGAGCATCCTGTTCTCGGGCGCCCGGCTGTCGCGCAGCCTGACGATCGATCTCGCTCCGGATTCTGAACTGATCGGTTGCGAATCCGTCTTCTTCGGCCGCGCCGCCATGGGCGAGACGATGCTGCGCGGCTCGTTGCGCGATCGCTGGCGCATTCGCCGCGCCGGCCGGCTCATCTTCGCCGACGATATGCGGCTGGAAGGCGCCATCGCAGCCCACCTCGCGCGCCCTGCGATTGGGGCCGGCTCACGTGCTGCGGCGACGATCGTCGCGGCCGGACCGCGTCACCTTGCCTCCTGCGACGACCTGCGAACCCTGCTGGCGCAGGACGCCTTCGCCGACGTCGAGGCCGGCGCCGGCATCGTCGCCGACCTCCTCGTCATCCGCATGCTCTCGGTCGATGCCCAGGCCCTGCGTCGCGCCCTCGTCACGCTGCTGGTGCAAGTGACCGGCCGTGCGCTGCCGCGCACCTGGTCAACTTGAGGAGAGCATCATGCTGGCGATCCAGGGTCTGAAATGCATCTATGATACCGGCGCGCGGGGCTGGGCGATCGAGCTCGTGCTCGGCGGCGAGGGCGATGAGG includes these proteins:
- a CDS encoding PfkB family carbohydrate kinase, coding for MAGVFCLGIATLDYVYSVETMPTRGEKYRSKGLVVVGGGCAGNASVAIARLGSRCWLATRLADDLTGDKIAADLAAEGVETAFARRVAGLRSPVSAILVDAEGERMVISYSDPDMPVATDWLPQRLPEGAGAVLADTRWGEGALAALALARSAGLPGVLDADRKPPHPDLVGMASHVAFSQQALRELSGEDDPRLGLQKVSRDATTWLAVTLGKEGVLFVEDGTIAHIPAFKVETVDTLGAGDVWHGAFALGLAEGQGERQAIRFASAAAAIKCTRFGGRAGAPTRPEIEAFLEANR
- a CDS encoding urease accessory protein UreD, coding for MFAPPVPAASDPLLPAYVRAAGGVRLRFGRVGARTQRLDVAESGGYRARFPTTFDATSEAVLINTGGGMAGGDAMRVEVALGPGSDAIITTQAAEKIYRSQGSDTRIQTTLSVEASARLAWLPQESILFSGARLSRSLTIDLAPDSELIGCESVFFGRAAMGETMLRGSLRDRWRIRRAGRLIFADDMRLEGAIAAHLARPAIGAGSRAAATIVAAGPRHLASCDDLRTLLAQDAFADVEAGAGIVADLLVIRMLSVDAQALRRALVTLLVQVTGRALPRTWST